The Podarcis muralis chromosome 8, rPodMur119.hap1.1, whole genome shotgun sequence genomic sequence AAGTGGTAAGACAGTTTGCTTATACTTCGTATAAGCTGGTTAGAAGTCAAATAAAGTTTCCAGGGGGATTGGTAGCTTTGCAGGTGGTATAAAACCTGCTGAACTGTAGATGATTTTAAACGCAACCTGCATGTCTTGAAACCTTTCTGCACAAAGCCTGGCCAGTCTCATTCTTcattaaaataaagataaaaagggAGTTTTTCTGGAATCCTGGTCCGTTCTTTGTTTGGAAAGCCCAGGCTTTTTTTCTATTGTATAAATGAAGAAAAAACACAGCTCTTCACATTCCTGAGAAGTTTTAGCAAGTCTTTCTTACTGAAATACATGGTAACTTAAAACGGCACGTTGCCAACAGATATGGTCTCTTTCTTCCCCAGATCCAAAAGAACTCAGGCTGAAACGGTGAAGTTGAAGCGGATTCAAACCCAGCTCCAAGCTCTGGATGACATGGTGTCTGCTGATATTGGGATCCTGAGAAACAGGATTGACCAGGCAAGCCTGGAGTATTCATGCGCTCGGTAAGGACTAAGCACCGAATAAGAATAAGAGATTGACGCGTGAGGGAAGTATTCACTTCCACAGCAGTGGCGACAAATACATGGCCTGGGTTTTTGGTCGccctccaaaaaatatttttgaaagttccattagtatACGGACACTTGTCTGTTTAGCTGGACTTACCCTCCTTCTCTGTTCCCACTCCCCAATCTTCTCTTTGtttcccagggttttttttttgggggggggaatgggagatgagagggagaggaagtctcATGTGCAAATGGAAGTCCTTGTGCTTTATTGTGCACAATCTATATTAAAATCACTGATTAAATTGGATTTAAAATTCTGTACAATAGCTGATGGGAAACAGCTTAGGAAGGCAGCCTTGAGAACAACTTTCTGATGGTTAAGAGCTATTTGATAGTGGAATGAACTACTTTGATGATaatgataaattttatttatatcccgcccttcccagccaaagccgggctcagagtggctaacatcatacaACGAAGACaatgcataaaaacaaacaatcaatcaataaattaagatacatcccacaattaattcaaacaaattataattaaaactggacaagtggcaatcttcaggttaaaattgaaGGCGGTTACCAACTGTTTCTGCTGATATTATAAGCACCCGTGAGTGGGCTGGGAACCTCCttcgtgcttgttcttatacaaggagaaaatgagtcagactgaaccccgaccaaaggcctggcagaacagctccgtcttgcaggccctgcggaaggatgtcaaatcttgcagggccctggtctcttgtgagagagcattccaccaggctggggccacggccgaaaaggccctggctatGGTCAAGGCCAGTCTGATCTCTCTGGGGCCCGGAATCTttaggatgttgttatttgcagaccgtaaggtcctccgtggggtaAACCAGATAGATGGTAGACtctcctttggaggtttttaaacagggtttggatggccatctgccagggattctttagctttgataataataataataataataataataataataataataataataataataataatatctttattgtcattaccccctctcggggacaatgaaattacttgactgctccataaaaacactaattaaaacaatacagtataatacagaaAGGAAgactagatgactttcaaagtccaggcttcccattcagggccgagatcgctctggagaagaagctgttcttaaggcggctcgttcttgtcttcatcgtcctgtatctccgtcccgacggcaggagctcgaagagacagtgaccaggatgcgatggatcttttactatgtccagtgccttcctatggcaccttgtggcataaatctgctctaaggtggagagtgggcagccaacaatgctctctgctgccttaacaactctgcacaaccccatcctgtcctgggtagtacagcttccgtaccacacacataagccataagtgagcatgctctcaatggcacagtgatagaaggcaagcagcagtttctgcggaagatggtttctccttagaattctcaaaaagtacagtctctgctgcgccttcttcacaagtccccttgtgttgacactccaggactccaggattcctgcattgcagggggttgggctggatgggggtcccttccaactctacaattctgtgttctTGTCCGTAGAGCAGACAAAACTTCCCTATTAAACGGTTGCTCTTTTCCCCCCGCCTCAGGAAGCGTTACGACAAGGCAGAAGCCGAGTATGTGTCCGCGAAGCTGGACCTCCAGAAGAAAACGGAAGTCAAAGAGCAGCTCACGGAGCACTTGTGCACCATCATCCAGCAAAATGAGCTTCGCAAGGCCAATAAATTAGAGGAGTTGATGCAGCAGCTGGACGTGGAGGCAGACGACGAGAATCTGGAACTCGAGATAGAGGTGGAGCGGATGTTGCAGCAGCAGGAAGTGGAAGCGGCGAGGCAGAGGGCCGAGTCCCAGAAGCCAGCTCCGGTTGGCGAGGAAAATGTAGCTTCCCCGGTTGCTGATAAAGGACCTGAGAGTGAAGGCTGCAGAGATTCAGAAACATTAGCAGAGCAGCCCACCGCTTCCCATTCGAATGGCGAAGGCCAAGCAGTAAACTCTGCTCCAGGGGAAACGACGGCTCAGGATGGCACATGAACACTGAACCTAATCAGCTAACCTCTGGCTGGCGCCATTATCCTATTTAGCCATAGGGTTTAGAGGCTTCTGCTCCATGGTGCTACAAGAGCCCTCTGAAATCTGGCTTTTGACGGCAGCACTATCTCCATTCGTCTTCTGGATCGCCAGTATACTTGCGTGAGCTCTCTCATCTTCTCTCTGCCCACCTTCCCTGACTTGCTTTCAATACGacacgatatctttattgtcattgtcccttgcagaacaatgaaattgaaaaactacataaaactacataaaactaccacaaacctacataaaactacataaaaactactacaaaactacataaaacattcaaaagccccattttaaaatacactatactacagagaccccttatgctgcgtttagaaccagaattgcatttgcatagaaactgtttctcaggcgactAGTCCTGGCccttataaccctataccttcttccagaaggcagaagctgaaagagatcatatcCGGGGTATGTTTCATTGAGCAAACTGCATGTGGTCCATTGCAATTGTCTTGATATTGGGGATGGAGAACGTCAGGCCCTCCAAGCCTTTCTTCCTGGCCTTCAGAACTCCCTCCAGACCGCACTCCTCGCTGGCTCTCCTTTGCaccctgaatgtttttgcctggctggactgtgtCTTCGAACTCTGACCGTGCCTCGTTTGTCTGTGTGGCTGAATGTGTGTAGAAGCTAGCCTGCTGTATGGAGGTCAAGCTTACATTCGCTGCTCTGCCCTCCACTGGCATGTTGTCCTCAGAAAATTAGCCGGAAGGGTCTGTGACCCTTCGGCTGAAAAAggctccacaccccccccccccgctttatattttaaaaatgcaagccaGTATGAGATAGGTGCTATTTAAAACACactacagtatacagtggtaccttgggatgcgaacaggatccgttccggagccccgtttgcatcctgaatagaacataAGACGCGACTGCGTGCATGCGCAggtcgcgttttgccacttctgcacatgacatcattttgagcgtctgctcatgcacaagcggcaaaacccagaggttacgcgctccattacttccgggttgctgtagAGTGCAACCctaaagtgctcaacctgaagcacattcaacccgagatatgactgtattggcAGTCCTGTCCTGATAGGCTGGGTTTTTTCtttcccttacagtggtacctcgggttacagaccatagctgtcaactttcagatttgaaaataagggatcagcaaccttgaaaataagggatcggcagcctcacctgtcctggggacagtctacgggatatctaacaatccgggatagcagcgggaagcagcgagaaatggcgctggaataagggaatttcctgccaaaaaaaagggaaggttgacagctatgttacagatgcttctggttacaggctccgctaacccagaaatagtacctcgatttaagaactttgcttaagaacagtttcaggttaagaacggacctccggaacgaattaagttcttaaccagaggtactactgtactgagcTACAGAGGCTGGTGGAGAGTTGACTGCATGCCAGAGCCACACAGTCCATTAGTGGAAGACGTTTGAAAGCAGCCCAGCTGCAAAATAAGATACATTCATTTCATTCCAAGCAGCGATTAGATTtgcacaaacacatgcacacgcTTTGCCATCCACAAAGATCCTTATTGAGCCATCTCATCCCAAAGTCCACACCCCTTAGGACTTACAAAACCTTGTGTGTGTCACACTCATAGCATTCGTAACTCAGGCTAGTCAGTCACTCCATAAAATTGGGGACCTTGGTGCTGGCTTCTTTGTGTGTGTTCATGCTCCCATGCTAATGTCTGAAATTTCAACCTCCTTGGTAGTAGGCAACACTTTTTCATACATTGCAGCTTGGTCACCCTGTGATCCCTTCATTCCACACCCCTCCTCCCCGCTCCAGTAGCAAGCAAGTGCCCCCATTTAGCCAAAACAGGGCCAGTATATACCACGGTGCTTGggggaaccccaaagtttgccaaattacaaaaataaaacatttcttgAATACCCAAAGGGGGCAGATTCCTATTAACCTGCCCTGTGAGGTGGAATGtcattaataaatatttcttattcATGTAGCAAACATATTTTCACATTTTTTCCTATTTTATAGTTACAAAAAGGTGCATTTCTACAGATTGACAAAACGCTGTCAACTTAATTCATACTGCTAGTAAACAGTAGGCAAATAGTTTTTTAGCAAACACAACCTGATTTgtgcaagaaaaaaagaaaataagtatAGTCACTGTTAAAAGTTAAAAGTTAAAATATAAGTAAGGCCTCACTGTAAGCACTGGGTAAATATTACTTATCAAACAACAGCAATAAATGTTCCATATGAGATTCTTCATTTCACTTTTTATTCCGGCAATAAAGAGCAAGAAGGTCTGAGTGCCAGGCTGGGTTGCAGGGCTTTCTTCCCTGTGCAAAGGGTCATAAAAATGTTTTTCATATACTGTTTACCATGAAAAAATGTTTATGGGACACATAAAGTACATCATTGTTAGCCATTTCCTTCTCTCctgccattccatcaggctgccttAGTGGCAGAGGCGTGAAGCAAGGTTCACCCACCAGCTTTGCCAaagaccagctccatcaggcgCCTCTTTCCCCTGCGCTGTCTCTGTGCCAGGTGGCCCTCTCCCTCCCTGTCCCCATTCCCttatgtgtctttttaaaaataaaaataaaattgtaagtCTGTGGGCAGGGATTGCCTTGTTTTAACGACTGTACACTCTGGAAGCCCTTTCGGCTAAAGAGCAAGGTATATAGAAgctataaagaaataaataagcaCTCCAATTGCTGATTTGGACTATTGGTTCCAGTTCTTATCTTTTCTGTGTCTTGCAGTTTGACTACctggtggggggaaatggtgttGACGAGTGGGTTTAATGGACATTGAACAAAAAATGTATTGATTTCCTTTTTTTGAGGAGGTGTTCATGCCTGTTTTTAGCATGACTCAAAAGTGCTCAGTGTAGTAGTGCATACCATCTAAATCAATTTACTGCGTCCTGCATGGGATCTGTATGGACCATCTGCATTCTTCCCTTAGATTAGATGAAGAacagaaggtggtggaccctccttccttaaaggtttttaagcaggaggttggatggccatctgtaagggtttaaggtaaaggtaaaggtacccctgcccgtacgggccagtcttgacagactctggggttgtgcgcccatctcactcaagaggccgggggccagcgctgtccggagacacttccgggtcacgtggccagcgtggcgaagccgcatctggcgagccagagccgcacacggaaacgccgtttaccttcccgctagtaagcggtccctatttatctacttgcactttgtgcgttcgaactgctaggttggcaggcgctgggaccgaacaacgggagcgcaccccgctgcggggattcgaaccgccgaccatgcgatcggcaagccctaggcgctgaggcttttacccacagcgccacccacgtcccatgaagAGCTGTAGGAATCTCAATAATCAAGAATGCAAATAAAAAGTCCCTCCCCATTGATTTAAGGAAATAACCCTAAAAACACATgcatctatattattattatatttatttaaaccccGCTTTCCCCCCTGACAAAGACTCAAAGCAGCTTAAGAATAAAATGAGAGCATCTAGCATGGTAGGGGAAAAACcttattaaaaaacaattaaacattaatacatGTACTGTATTCATACATGatgcacatatatacacacactatatacagtggtacctcaggttacatacgcttcaggttacacactaacccagaaatagtgcttcacgttaagaactttgcttcaggatgagaacagaaatcgtgctccggcggcagcagcagg encodes the following:
- the GORAB gene encoding RAB6-interacting golgin; the protein is MAGAWAGFSEQELRRLQGQRRDPPLAPQHRTAPVSKHRQHLQRKKPVPQICGEAELPDGAALSLPLEQRLSAPKQKSSSPQSPLPPPQSPMAGEQQDAKKQQVQSGVDKACNGDPSTVPSHKPEKKKMELPEKSRWEILQQEQKLMEEKNKRKKALLAKAIAERSKRTQAETVKLKRIQTQLQALDDMVSADIGILRNRIDQASLEYSCARKRYDKAEAEYVSAKLDLQKKTEVKEQLTEHLCTIIQQNELRKANKLEELMQQLDVEADDENLELEIEVERMLQQQEVEAARQRAESQKPAPVGEENVASPVADKGPESEGCRDSETLAEQPTASHSNGEGQAVNSAPGETTAQDGT